The genomic window GGATCTCCGCCTCGCTCGCGCCGTTCGGGTCGAACACCTCGGCCTTGTTGTCGTCGTCCATGCGGAAAACCGTAGGAACGTTGTCCGTGCAGACGCCGCATTCGGTGCACTCGTCCTTATTGACGTAGGGAACTTTGGCCATCCTCTTCCTCCCGGATATGATTTTTGGGTACCATAGTATCATACGAAAAATGTCCCGTTGCTCCAGGAGAGGAGAGATGAGCAGGAAAAACGCCGCCCGGGCGCTCGAAGCGGTCGCAATGCCGAGGGGAAACCCCACGGACCGGGAAACCGCGGCGCCGGACCCGAAGCCGGCGGAATACGACG from Candidatus Deferrimicrobiaceae bacterium includes these protein-coding regions:
- a CDS encoding ferredoxin; this translates as MAKVPYVNKDECTECGVCTDNVPTVFRMDDDNKAEVFDPNGASEAEIQEAMDLCPVACIIWKE